The Portunus trituberculatus isolate SZX2019 chromosome 19, ASM1759143v1, whole genome shotgun sequence genome contains a region encoding:
- the LOC123506052 gene encoding electron transfer flavoprotein beta subunit lysine methyltransferase-like has product MAACSVVRRLVGCPRWHGGQLMRQQVRRVVSTQEPEILKHQILAETTVSRDHLTPELALHLITPACHLWRAPPHLSPFPDPFWAFYWPGGQAVSRFILDNPAVVKGKTVLDFGCGCGASGLAAKSAGAKRVTFNDIDEVAMEALQLNAGVNKILVDDMTTTNLVGSAGSPHQVVLAGDLLYDSKFAGEVLTWLQQLNRSGSLVLIGDPGRFALESHPLKASLQCLAKYELAATTLLENSGHPQAFVWTFS; this is encoded by the exons ATGGCAGCCTGCAGTGTGGTGAGGCGCCTGGTGGGCTGCCCTCGGTGGCATGGTGGACAGTTGATGAGGCAGCAGGTGCGGCGAGTGGTCAGCACACAGGAGCCTGAG attttaaaGCATCAGATTCTTGCTGAGACAACAGTGAGCAGGGACCATCTCACCCCAGAGCTGGCCCTGCACCTTATCACCCCCGCCTGCCACCTCTGGAGGGCACCACCACACTTGTCACCATTTCCAGACCCGTTCTGGGCCTTCTACTGGCCTGGCGGACAGGCCGTGTCCAG ATTCATCCTGGACAACCCAGCAGTGGTGAAGGGCAAGACAGTGCTGGACTttgggtgtggttgtggtgcgAGTGGACTGGCGGCGAAGTCTGCTGGTGCCAAGAGAGTCACCTTTAATGACATTGATGAAG TTGCCATGGAGGCGCTGCAGCTCAATGCAGGTGTAAACAAGATCTTGGTGGATGACATGACCACCACAAACTTGGTGGGGTCAGCTGGCTCCCCTCACCAAGTAGTGCTGGCTGGCGACCTCCTTTATGACTCAAAGTTTGCAGGGGAGGTGCTCACCTGGCTGCAGCAGCTCAACAGGAG TGGTTCCCTCGTCCTGATTGGTGACCCGGGCAGGTTTGCACTGGAGAGCCACCCACTCAAGGCCTCACTGCAGTGCCTGGCCAAGTATGAGCTGGCCGCCACCACCCTCCTGGAGAACAGTGGCCACCCGCAGGCCTTTGTGTGGACCTTCAGCTAG
- the LOC123506054 gene encoding pigment-dispersing hormone 1 peptides — protein MRSAVVVAVLVVVALAALLTQGQELKYQEREMVAELAQQIYRVAQAPWAAAVGPHKRNSELINSILGLPKVMNDAGRR, from the exons ATGCGCAGCGCCGTGGTCGTAgccgtgctggtggtggtggccctcGCAGCCCTACTCACCCAAGGGCAGGAGCTCAAGTACCAAGAGCGTGAG ATGGTGGCGGAGCTGGCGCAGCAAATCTACCGCGTGGCGCAGGCTCCGTGGGCGGCCGCCGTTGGTCCCCACAAGCGCAACTCTGAGCTCATCAACTCCATCCTGGGACTGCCCAAGGTGATGAACGACGCCGGCAGGAGATAA
- the LOC123506050 gene encoding LOW QUALITY PROTEIN: aspartate aminotransferase-like (The sequence of the model RefSeq protein was modified relative to this genomic sequence to represent the inferred CDS: deleted 1 base in 1 codon), translating into MRQNEVMMALVREDLRQSSAASNLVFNEKVKALIKEGRDIAHFAFGQSPFPIPECLTKAVQDYAHVHDYLPMAGIPELRDALVRFHARYDNTRLERENMVVGPGSKELIFLIMATFSGDILLPSPAWTTYASQCRLAGKDPIILPTYARKDWKLEPQVLRQAMTQEEVEGEGNSQWKLLILTNPGNPNGTCYTEEELKGLSAACRQHKIIVLSDEIYGRLTFSRKHESMVKHYPEGTILTSGFSKWASAGGWRIGYAHFPSALYPMLEAVLNAASHTYSCAPAPMQYGVAKAIKESSLELDQYMGDCAKVLHAVSEYCFKELSTVGVGGVKSQAGYYFLADFEVVRAGMRRRGLHTSEEMTRAMLEEADVALMSSQPFLRPSSELTTRFCFVCFDGAAALRTLRTLPSSSSPLGDDFVREHCPTVVKGVESLKQWVVKHS; encoded by the exons ATGAGGCAGAACGAGGTGATGATGGCGCTGGTGAGGGAAGACCTGAGGCAGTCATCAGCTGCTTCCAACCTTGTCTTCAATGAAAAG GTGAAGGCGCTCATCAAGGAAGGTCGGGACATCGCTCATTTCGCCTTCGGACAGTCGCCCTTCCCTATTCCGGAGTGTCTGACGAAGGCGGTGCAGGACTACGCCCACGTGCATGACTACCTCCCCATGGCTG GTATCCCGGAGCTGCGTGACGCCCTGGTAAGATTCCACGCCCGCTATGACAACACCCGCCTGGAGAGGGAGAACATGGTGGTGGGGCCCGGCAGCAAGGAACTCATCTTTCTCATTATGGCGACCTTCAGCGGcg acatcctccttccctctcctgcctGGACCACTTACGCCTCCCAGTGCCGCCTCGCAGGGAAGGACCCCATCATCCTGCCCACCTACGCCAGGAAGGACTGGAAGCTGGAGCCCCAAGTTCTGCGGCAGGCGATgacgcaggaggaggtggagggggaaggcaactctcaatggaagctacTTATTCTTACTAACCCCGGGAATccga ATGGAACGTGTTATACTGAAGAGGAGCTAAAGGGcctaag CGCGGCATGTCGGCAACACAAGATTATCGTGCTTAGTGACGAGATCTACGGACGCCTCACC TTCAGTAGAAAGCACGAGAGTATGGTCAAA caCTACCCTGAAGGCACCATCCTGACCAGCGGCTTCAGTAAGTGGGCGTCAGCGGGAGGGTGGCGGATAGGATACGCCCACTTCCCCTCCGCCCTTTACCCGATGCTGGAGGCAGTACTCAACGCAGCCTCACACACCTACTCCTGCGCCCCCGCCCCTATGCAGTACGGCGTGGCTAAG GCTATAAAGGAGAGTTCCCTGGAGCTGGACCAGTATATGGGAGACTGCGCTAAAGTATTGCATGCCGTCAGTGAGTACTGCTTCAA ggAGCTCTCTAccgtgggcgtgggcggcgtgAAGAGCCAGGCTGGGTACTATTTTTTAGCGGACTTTGAGGTGGTACGGGCGGGAATGCGGCGTCGGGGCCTCCACACCAGCGAGGAGATGACGAGGGCGATGCTGGAGGAGGCAGacgtggcg CTCATGTCCTCGCAGCCTTTCCTCCGCCCCTCCTCAGAGCTCACTACTCGATTTTGCTTCGTCTGCTTCGATGGAGCGGCTGCGCTACGAACACTCAGAACTTTGCCTTCCTCCAGCTCACCCCTTGGAGATGACTTTGTTCGCGAGCACTGCCCCACCGTTGTCAAGGGCGTGGAGAGCTTGAAGCAGTGGGTGGTGAAGCATAGTTAA